Proteins found in one Balaenoptera acutorostrata chromosome 17, mBalAcu1.1, whole genome shotgun sequence genomic segment:
- the PLAG1 gene encoding zinc finger protein PLAG1 isoform X1, whose product MATVIPGDLSEVRDTQKVPSGKRKRGETKPRKNFPCQLCDKAFNSVEKLKVHSYSHTGERPYKCIQQDCTKAFVSKYKLQRHMATHSPEKTHKCNYCEKMFHRKDHLKNHLHTHDPNKETFTCEECGKNYNTKLGFKRHLALHAATSGDLTCKVCLQTFESTGVLLEHLKSHAGKSSGGVKEKKHQCEHCDRRFYTRKDVRRHMVVHTGRKDFLCQYCAQRFGRKDHLTRHMKKSHNQELRKVKTEPVDFLDPFTCNVSVPIKDELLPVMSLPSSELLSKPFTNTLQLNLYNTPFQSMQSSGSAHQMITTLPLGMTCPIDMDAVHPSHHLSFKYPFSSTSYAISIPEKEQPLKGEIESYLMELQGSVPPSSQDSQASSSKLVLEPQIGSLDDGTGDLSLSKSSISISEPLNTAALDFSQLFNFIPLSGPPYNPISVGSLGVSSPQEEEHSSVAQLPPQTQDLPDPASTIGLGSLHSLSAAFTSSLSTSTTLPRFHQAFQ is encoded by the exons ATGGCCACTGTCATTCCTGGTGATTTGTCAGAAGTAAGAGATACCCAGAAAGTCCCTTCAGGGAAACGTAAGCGTGGTGAAACCAAACCAAGAAAAAACTTTCCTTGCCAACTGTGTGACAAGGCCTTTAACAGTGTTGAGAAATTAAAGGTCCACTCCTACTCTCACACAGGAGAGAGGCCCTACAAGTGCATACAACAAGACTGCACGAAAGCCTTTGTTTCTAAGTACAAATTACAAAG GCACATGGCCACGCACTCTCCCGAGAAAACCCACAAGTGTAATTACTGTGAGAAAATGTTTCACCGGAAGGACCACCTGAAGAATCACCTGCACACACACGACCCCAACAAAGAGACGTTCACGTGCGAAGAGTGCGGCAAGAACTACAACACCAAGCTCGGGTTCAAGCGGCACCTGGCCTTGCACGCGGCCACGAGCGGCGACCTCACGTGCAAGGTCTGCCTGCAGACGTTCGAGAGCACGGGCGTGCTGCTGGAGCACCTGAAGTCCCACGCGGGCAAGTCGTCGGGGGGCGTGAAGGAGAAGAAGCACCAGTGCGAGCATTGCGACCGCCGCTTCTACACGCGCAAGGACGTGCGCAGACACATGGTGGTGCACACGGGAAGGAAGGACTTCCTCTGCCAGTACTGTGCACAGAGGTTCGGGCGCAAGGACCACCTGACGCGGCACATGAAGAAGAGTCACAACCAGGAACTCCGGAAGGTCAAGACGGAGCCCGTGGACTTCCTGGATCCCTTTACCTGCAACGTGTCCGTGCCCATCAAGGACGAGCTCCTCCCGGTGATGTCCTTGCCTTCCAGCGAACTGTTGTCGAAGCCGTTCACAAACACGCTGCAGCTGAACCTCTACAACACTCCTTTCCAGTCCATGCAGAGCTCGGGGTCTGCCCACCAGATGATCACAACTCTGCCCTTGGGCATGACGTGCCCGATAGACATGGATGCTGTCCACCCCTCTCACCACCTTTCTTTCAAATACCCGTTCAGTTCTACCTCATACGCGATTTCCATCCCCGAAAAGGAACAGCCGCTGAAGGGGGAGATCGAGAGCTACCTGATGGAACTGCAAGGCAGCGTGCCCCCCTCTTCCCAGGACTCTCAAGCATCGTCGTCTAAACTAGTGTTGGAGCCGCAGATCGGGTCCCTGGATGACGGCACAGGGGACCTCTCCCTGTCCAAAAGCTCGATTTCCATCAGCGAGCCCCTGAACACAGCAGCGTTGGACTTTTCTCAGCTGTTTAATTTCATACCGTTAAGCGGCCCCCCCTATAACCCCATATCGGTGGGGAGCCTTGGGGTGAGCTCTCCCCAGGAGGAGGAACATTCTTCTGTGGCTCAGCTCCCGCCACAAACCCAGGATCTTCCGGATCCTGCCAGCACCATAGGTCTGGGCTCTCTGCACTCACTGTCAGCAGCTTTCACCAGTAGTTTAAGCACAAGCACAACGCTGCCACGTTTCCATCAAGCTTTCCAGTAG
- the PLAG1 gene encoding zinc finger protein PLAG1 isoform X2 — translation MATHSPEKTHKCNYCEKMFHRKDHLKNHLHTHDPNKETFTCEECGKNYNTKLGFKRHLALHAATSGDLTCKVCLQTFESTGVLLEHLKSHAGKSSGGVKEKKHQCEHCDRRFYTRKDVRRHMVVHTGRKDFLCQYCAQRFGRKDHLTRHMKKSHNQELRKVKTEPVDFLDPFTCNVSVPIKDELLPVMSLPSSELLSKPFTNTLQLNLYNTPFQSMQSSGSAHQMITTLPLGMTCPIDMDAVHPSHHLSFKYPFSSTSYAISIPEKEQPLKGEIESYLMELQGSVPPSSQDSQASSSKLVLEPQIGSLDDGTGDLSLSKSSISISEPLNTAALDFSQLFNFIPLSGPPYNPISVGSLGVSSPQEEEHSSVAQLPPQTQDLPDPASTIGLGSLHSLSAAFTSSLSTSTTLPRFHQAFQ, via the coding sequence ATGGCCACGCACTCTCCCGAGAAAACCCACAAGTGTAATTACTGTGAGAAAATGTTTCACCGGAAGGACCACCTGAAGAATCACCTGCACACACACGACCCCAACAAAGAGACGTTCACGTGCGAAGAGTGCGGCAAGAACTACAACACCAAGCTCGGGTTCAAGCGGCACCTGGCCTTGCACGCGGCCACGAGCGGCGACCTCACGTGCAAGGTCTGCCTGCAGACGTTCGAGAGCACGGGCGTGCTGCTGGAGCACCTGAAGTCCCACGCGGGCAAGTCGTCGGGGGGCGTGAAGGAGAAGAAGCACCAGTGCGAGCATTGCGACCGCCGCTTCTACACGCGCAAGGACGTGCGCAGACACATGGTGGTGCACACGGGAAGGAAGGACTTCCTCTGCCAGTACTGTGCACAGAGGTTCGGGCGCAAGGACCACCTGACGCGGCACATGAAGAAGAGTCACAACCAGGAACTCCGGAAGGTCAAGACGGAGCCCGTGGACTTCCTGGATCCCTTTACCTGCAACGTGTCCGTGCCCATCAAGGACGAGCTCCTCCCGGTGATGTCCTTGCCTTCCAGCGAACTGTTGTCGAAGCCGTTCACAAACACGCTGCAGCTGAACCTCTACAACACTCCTTTCCAGTCCATGCAGAGCTCGGGGTCTGCCCACCAGATGATCACAACTCTGCCCTTGGGCATGACGTGCCCGATAGACATGGATGCTGTCCACCCCTCTCACCACCTTTCTTTCAAATACCCGTTCAGTTCTACCTCATACGCGATTTCCATCCCCGAAAAGGAACAGCCGCTGAAGGGGGAGATCGAGAGCTACCTGATGGAACTGCAAGGCAGCGTGCCCCCCTCTTCCCAGGACTCTCAAGCATCGTCGTCTAAACTAGTGTTGGAGCCGCAGATCGGGTCCCTGGATGACGGCACAGGGGACCTCTCCCTGTCCAAAAGCTCGATTTCCATCAGCGAGCCCCTGAACACAGCAGCGTTGGACTTTTCTCAGCTGTTTAATTTCATACCGTTAAGCGGCCCCCCCTATAACCCCATATCGGTGGGGAGCCTTGGGGTGAGCTCTCCCCAGGAGGAGGAACATTCTTCTGTGGCTCAGCTCCCGCCACAAACCCAGGATCTTCCGGATCCTGCCAGCACCATAGGTCTGGGCTCTCTGCACTCACTGTCAGCAGCTTTCACCAGTAGTTTAAGCACAAGCACAACGCTGCCACGTTTCCATCAAGCTTTCCAGTAG